The Numenius arquata chromosome 6, bNumArq3.hap1.1, whole genome shotgun sequence sequence AACAGCTGCAGGGCTTGACACCACAGAAAGGAGAAGTTCTGCCCTGAGCTACCTACAAGCCAGTTACACTTCTGCCTAAGACATAGCAGTCTCTGCAGAAGCAACCTTAAGCTGCAGCTTCACATCAGCTCTAGCATCGTAAAGCCACTCCTTCAGGGCAGAAGAGAAGTCAAGGATGCAAGATGCACTAACTGATTAACAGACTTGCCCCTCTGCCCTGTACAGTAAGTTCAAGCACACCCCTTTTAAGTCTTCTCGCATGCCAAGGCTGCGGCACTGTGTGCACGGTGGCAGTAGGCTGCTTACTAAAACAGTCTAAAAATGAAGAAGCCCAAATATCAGAAAGAGTTTGTATTCCAAGCGTATCCTCCCACCAACTCCTTTTCCACAAACAGCTATTTTCCTGCATTTGCACTCTGATGCTGGAGGCTGGCATTACTCTGCAAATCCTTTGCTAAGACAGCAAGAGTGAGCGGCAGAACCCCGACAGTCTTTCCAGACTGCCCGAGGCTCCCAGTCTGAGAGCATCACACACTTCAGAAGGAGGTATTAAATACTGTTTGCACATTTAAGTTGTGAAACACGCCATGGAGACCGGGACACCTCTTTTCAAAAGCTGCTCTGGTGCCCAACATTCATCAGGGCATTCCTTGCCATTTTCATCCTAGGTATCAGGCTGCAGAACCTACTCTTACAAGGGTCTCCCTTCTGTGCTCCTTGCTCACATCACTTACCATCTGTGTATTCCTCGGAGGAAGTGAGTGATAAAAGGCTCTGTATGTCGCTGCCTTCTGAATCTTGGACCTCTTTGTGTACAGGTCTACTGCTAGCCATGCCAGCTACCCAGGAGGAGGTAGCAGCCTGATGCACAAGAACAGTTTCAGAGCGCTGAGAGCCACTGGCTTCACACAGTCCAGAATGTCCAGGggcttcatcttctctttcaaaGCTATTGTGAGCCCCTTGGTCCTGCTGCTGCATCTCTCTGACTCCGTTCTGCCCAGCTCCCTCCGAGAGCACAATCTGCACTCGGGAGTCCGAGGGTGGAATGCAGTTCCCTGTGCTGCCATACACTGCTTCTTCATAGGATGGCAAGGCCACTTGGACACCATCCACCATGATGGAGACCTGATCTCCAGACACACCTTGGTCTCGCCtcatgaaaggaaacaaaaaggaggggaggggggaaaaaataaaaatcaagttgagcatttatatttttatacatgttACCAAGAACTCCAGTAACCTCCCACAGCAAAACTCTAATGCTCACCATTGACAGGTGAGGACAAACAGAAACATGAATGGTGGTAAAACAAGGTCAAGCAACCACGGCCTTGCATCCCTACTGTGAATTGCTACAAACAGGAGCAGAGGCTGTAATTCACAGTGCCTGGAAGATTTAGAAGCAAGAGCTGAAAAGGTTACAACGCCTCCCACCTCACCTGCCTCCATAGCTAAATCTGACAAAGATGGTGACTCAGAGCCCTCTGCTGTCACAGCTCACAGATAAAGAAGAGCTCTGACCACGGCTGGTTCCAGCTTGTTACACTGCTGTATTCTGCAACACCCAGTGCCACTGCCAATTCTGCCACCTTTGCCGCTGGCGAGATAACCTCTGATGGGGTGGAGCAGACAGGTCTTAAATCGGCCGAGTGTGAATCACCTAGGCTCATGAGTCAGAGTCCGagattgatttttccttttccagtggtTTGGACTTCTTCAGAAAAGGGCATGCTCCAGAGCCTCACCTCTCAACCTCCCTGCTGCTGAATATGGCTCCTCCATGGCTCTGCTGTTATTTAAAGAGTACTAGGAGCTCTCTCGGAAGAGCGAGTCCACAGTGACTTTGTTGACCTCACCTGGCAGCAGTGTTACAGCTGAGTCCCTCCTCTCACCTACAAACCCCAGGCCAGGAGGGCTCTCCTCCCATGACAGGGGATGATGGCCGATTTGCATGTGTATCTGATCAGCAGTACTGTCAGCATTTGTGTCCATAGGATCTCACAGACAGACTCTGGGAGATACATATATTCATACACCCAGATACATACTTCAGCAGCTATCCAAGGATGGAAGAGGTAGGAGATTGATCTATAGCCAGACTGGCAGGGATGATAACTTTTCACATTCAAGGCCAAGGAAAAAGAGCAAGGAAACCGCTCATCAGACAGCATGTTAGAATGGGGACTGCAGCCAGGTATCCCAGATGACCATTTCAAACCACTGCTGGACCATGGAGCAGAGGTGCCACTGAGCAATTAAAATAGGAGCAGAGAAGCAAGGAGGTAAGTTGCTCCAAAATGAAGGCTTAAACCAAGTACCTTAATGGGTTTCTGCTGCAAAGAAACAGGCTGCCTCTGAGCCCCTCCAAAGCCCAGCTACGCTTACCTGCTATGATGGAATGACTTCAGCTTTGGctgcaacaaaacaaacagcacaaCTAAGAGCAGAATCAGGGCGACGGAGCTTGCTGTGGAGGCTACTATGGACAGCGTGGGTACTCCGATTGCTGGAGGAgagtccttttctgcaaaaccaAGAGGAACACAAGGTAAAACGATCCACTCCCTTAAATTACTGccataggaaaggaaaaacaaccacACTGCCTGCACTCAGGAGTTACACTTGGTGCACACATGAGAAGCCCAAGTCTCCCACACAGTCCAGGCACACCAGCTGTCTTCTTACAGAGGACAGTTCAGAGCTCAAGCTGACacctcttcatcagctgcaaaGGGAACCTAAACCAAAACATGCACATACAAGGGTCCTTTGGAAAAACACAAGgcaaacagaaaagcagtgcaagcAGGCCATGGGAACTGATAGATGGTGGTAAGGGTCACGTTATATATAGATCTGGCTGagcaaaagctaaaaaaaaaaaaaatgtcctgaagTCATCAGCAAGGCCAATAATTGTCTAGCACAATAAGCAGGATATTTTAGGCCAAACAATAAGAAAAGTTCCAAATAATGGGTTTTCTTGGCTAATGAACAGTCTTCCAAAGGAAGGGGTGGAAGTCACCTGGCTGGGTATATTTAACATGCAGCAAGTATTCAGTTTCTCTCTCACAGAAACATATGCCAGGGAACAGAGAGGGAAGGCAGATGTTGCTTCAGGATGCTGAGTTTTCAGTGTTAGACGCATGTGCCCTGTTCACATTAGTCCTTCCTACCCTTCCTCAGCTCTACTGTGTGACTGTATGGGAACCATTCTGGCTTTTAAAGGTCCCTGACAAGACAGGAATAAATTGAGAGCGGAGAGAGAACAGCCTGGAGCTGGTATTGCTAAGCACTGCATATCATGCCTAAAATGCTACACTAGTCCTTTCATCTCTCTAGAGAAAATAACTGTCTGTGTGTGTCTTGCCTCTGTCCCTAATTTATGTCCTTGGTAGAGATCTGAAAAACCTCACTTCCCCATTGGCAAATGCCATCATGCATTTCACATTCGGGACACTCCCATGTACGAGTTCCTCAATTCCTTCTTGCTACATTCAACACTTTCTTCCAGAGCACAGGTCTCAAACTGCAGGGGGAAGCAGGACACACCTGCAGGTAGGGATGAGGGGAAGAAGAgcatgcaaacagaagaaaaaagctggaTGACAACTGTTTTTAAGACTACAGGCTGAAACCTATGCCCTGAAAAGGCATGTAAGCTGGAAAGCAAGTTTGcattttctgcatcttctcttGGGGACAAATctattggtttagttgttttgAACTTTTCCTGAAATTTTTGAGAAGTTGTTTTTCCCTGGGGAGAGGTCAAGCTATGTCTGGCACATTTTTCCCTATGTCTGAAATGGGTTGAGTAGGGATTTCCATTTTCAACATTACTCAGGGCACTGAGTATACTGACAGGGAAGACGGTAGGCAAAAAGAGGTGCTCTGTTTCCAGCATCAGTACACGATGCTGTAAAACTGCTCACTACCCAGGGTACACTCCAGCACATTCACCATCTCACCTTCCAAACAAGATGCTTGCTAACTCATACAATAAACTGTCACAAGGCTATGGGGCTAACAGGCTCAGAGCTGCACTAAACATCTGATAACTGCTAGGGATTTCAGTTACTCTATATGGAGCAGGTGGGACCTTACACATTACAATAATTTTAAGACCTACTGCCTTCCTCTCTacagttttcctcctcctcctcctccttttagcTCTGCGAAAGAGACCCATTAGTTAAACTTCAACTGTCTCTGACCCTGACCAGTTGTTTCAAAGACTGTGCTGTGAAAGTAATGGCTTTTTCACTGGATCAGACTTTTCAAACACCCCATATTTTTGATAAGGCCACTGATCCTTCAGGATGCTAAAGAAATTTGAGGGATTGCTGCTCATCACAACACAGTCTCTTCAGCCTTGATGTAGACCAAGTGTCACCTTGCAGGAATGAGACCCAGGGAACACCACCTGAAATAGCACAGCTTTGTCCTCCAGCCTGGATGCAGCAAGAGGAAAGAGGACCACTGTGGAAAGGAAGCTTATGCCGATTTTGAAAAGCCTCTTCAGGATCTAGTTGCTGCCAGGTAAACTCCCAGTTCCCTTCCTTATACATCACAGGAAGGGGCTATTGGAGTGGCTGTGATAGACATTGAGAAGACAGTGTCTTTGGGACAGGACACGACGTTCCAGAGATCACAGACACACCGTGAGCTCCATAAAGAGCTTGAAGAACATGCTTTTCCGTTTCTTTCCAATTAAGCAGACACATTTTGCTTTATGGATTACGAGACTTAATCCCAGAGTATACATCTTGCTGACTCAGGATGACTGAGCACCAAGACTCTATCAACAAGCCAAACTTGAAGAGAGGAGGGAGTTCTCCCTTTATCCAGTATGCATGCTTTTAAAACCCGAAGAGACATAGGCAAATTAAGAGCTGTATGATGAACACTTTCCTGCAACCCTTTTCACTTTCCTGCTTTGATGGAGGAATTCCTGTTCGGCTGGGAGAGacccacaaaacaaaagctgTCCACTTACActtggagagaagcagaaaacatttgTCAGCAATGTCCTTTCCTGACAGGCAATTCTGACTGTCCCACTGGAGTTGGGGAGTACTCACCCGGGCTGAGCCTACAGCTGACTTCCATGGCTGGGTTCCACTCTCCATTCTTGCAGGTCAGGTATTTATAATCTCCTTTCAGCATGTAACCTTCGACGCACAGATACTCTATGACACTGCCTGAAGTCAGAGGGTTGTTGCAGGGGCTGGGGTGGCATTTATAGCCTCCATTCTCAGGCTGTGGTGGCTGGGGACAATctggaaaaacagagaaacatcATGGAGGATGTCTCAGAGGAAGACATCTGTTGCACAACAGATCTGTCACATAGGCAGACTTCCACCTACAAACACCCACTAAATTAAGAATCTACCAAAACCAAGACGACAGACAGTTACACAGTGGCAGAGAACACTGCTCAGTTTCACCTCTGACGTTTTCTGTGATGGCTAAATACTGGTTGTTAACCCAGTAGTACAATCTAGTTGGCAGGCACCAAACTGCTGATATTTTTGAATGGTGACGTGCAAGTTTGTCACAACAGAGATTCCACATGAGAGGCCCAGAAAATCCTTGGTGCTATCTCTTCCCCACAGCTGTTTCACTGGAGACTGGTGGGACATAACAACCAGGCTTTCCTATTAGCCTGATGTGGAAAAAGCGTGAGACCCCCTACTGAAACGAATGAAGAATGCAGACACCCCACTGTACTGGGGATACAACGTCAAGGTGCAGAGCTGCCCCATAAGGCACCCTGGAAGCCCATAAGAGCACAGCGAATTTAGATATTTTACACAGATATACCACCAACAGTATGGGGAACTGAGCTTTGCTGCAGTACAACCAAATATtctagcttatttttaaaaagtaattagttATATTAGaaagacatttctaaaaaacCCTCTGTTTACTTATGTGGAGTCTGGAGCATGGAAGGCACTTTACATTTCTCCTTGCATCTCCCCTATCCCGACTAATGGGTACAGACGTAGCACACGCCAGAAATTGTCTTGTAGATTTTTCCATAGCCAttcaaataaaaccaacaaatcacaaaTGAGGAAACTGCACAGAAAACAGGATATTTGTATTGCTTAGAATTTCCTCTCTGGCAGGTCACAGTGACCCTGCAGAACAGCCCCAACACCCGCCACTGACACCACGGATCTGCCT is a genomic window containing:
- the SUSD6 gene encoding sushi domain-containing protein 6, whose product is MCHGMVAPKSNTGSSLALTRHGLFLLLVTFGTFILETQATGWLSKSKGPAYCPQPPQPENGGYKCHPSPCNNPLTSGSVIEYLCVEGYMLKGDYKYLTCKNGEWNPAMEVSCRLSPEKDSPPAIGVPTLSIVASTASSVALILLLVVLFVLLQPKLKSFHHSRRDQGVSGDQVSIMVDGVQVALPSYEEAVYGSTGNCIPPSDSRVQIVLSEGAGQNGVREMQQQDQGAHNSFEREDEAPGHSGLCEASGSQRSETVLVHQAATSSWVAGMASSRPVHKEVQDSEGSDIQSLLSLTSSEEYTDDIPLLKEA